One genomic segment of Flavobacteriaceae bacterium includes these proteins:
- a CDS encoding bifunctional riboflavin kinase/FAD synthetase gives MVTIGTFDGVHIGHQKILERLISDAKKQKKESVLLTFFPHPRMVLQKNPHIELINTIDEKITLLEKTGLDYLIIHPFNKDFSRLTALDFVRNILVNQLKTAKLVIGYDHHFGKNREGNIDQLREYNVLYDFGIEEIPAQDINDVSISSTKIRNALHEGNIETANRFLGYRFMISGNVVNGKQLGGKMGFPTANIHVKEPCKLIPKAGVYIVRSTINGKVVNGMMNIGYRPTVGGKHRTIEVHFFDFDQDLYRRELTIEFIHFLRAEQKFESIDELMMQLKKDKMASLDYLENNL, from the coding sequence ATGGTTACGATTGGTACTTTTGACGGAGTACATATCGGCCATCAAAAAATACTGGAGCGCTTGATTTCCGATGCAAAAAAGCAAAAAAAAGAATCGGTGCTGTTAACTTTTTTTCCGCACCCGAGAATGGTGCTGCAAAAAAACCCCCATATAGAACTGATCAACACCATTGATGAAAAAATAACACTGTTAGAAAAAACAGGGTTGGATTATTTAATCATTCATCCTTTCAATAAAGATTTTTCCAGATTAACAGCATTAGACTTTGTCAGAAATATTTTAGTAAATCAATTAAAAACAGCTAAACTGGTTATCGGTTACGATCATCATTTTGGAAAAAACAGAGAAGGAAATATTGATCAGCTGAGAGAATATAATGTTTTATATGATTTCGGAATAGAGGAAATTCCTGCCCAGGATATCAACGATGTTTCTATTAGTTCTACTAAAATCAGAAATGCGCTGCATGAAGGTAACATAGAAACGGCCAATCGATTTTTAGGATACCGTTTTATGATTAGTGGAAATGTGGTGAATGGAAAACAACTCGGTGGTAAAATGGGTTTTCCCACAGCTAATATTCATGTTAAAGAGCCCTGTAAATTGATTCCAAAAGCAGGTGTTTATATTGTTAGGTCGACTATCAACGGCAAGGTAGTTAATGGAATGATGAATATCGGGTATAGGCCTACCGTAGGGGGAAAACACCGAACCATTGAAGTTCATTTTTTTGATTTTGATCAGGATTTATATCGTCGGGAACTGACCATTGAATTCATTCATTTTCTAAGAGCGGAGCAAAAATTTGAATCGATAGATGAGCTAATGATGCAGCTTAAAAAAGACAAAATGGCTTCCTTAGATTATTTGGAAAACAATCTGTGA
- a CDS encoding M28 family peptidase, giving the protein MSLFFAVFYLNEFFYYIYVNRRIMKKYASLLAVFIIALTAYWSFRDQMPNSANVAIKSEFSIQNARAHVQAISQKPHYVGTEEHEKVRNYIMAALKKLEIPVEVQTQTVVNEKWAAGTTVQNIIGRIKGTENKKALMLLSHYDSSPHSALGASDAGSGVAVILEGIRAFLLTNKKPKNDIIILISDAEELDLLGAKAFVNHHPWSKDVGLVLNFEARGSGGPSYMLLETNGKNSKLISEFLRANPTYPVANSLMYSIYKKLPNDTDLTIFREDGNINGFNFAFIGDHFDYHTVQDSYERLDRETLAHQADYLMNTLHYFSNIDLSNLNSDRDYVYVNFPFLKLILFPFSRVIPLVMIATILFSILLFFGFFLNRLELKEVLKGFAAFTISIIVCGGLSLLLWKAFLFIHPQYEDILHGFTYNGYTYIAAFSFLTIWLLYVIYKKFITAGNMMNLFIAPVTFWLILNFLILEEFKGAAFLIIPVYIALLILAIFIFINSKKKNTLLFAVLSIPTIYIVVPMIKSFPVGLGLKNVFISGVVICLLFGLLLPVLVSEKTRKGLSKISFILMLFLFIKASFNTGFSEENKKPNSLVYIKNIDSNTAYWGSYNKTLDAYTKPFFENTPDATQIPDADTKSKYNTPFNYYAAAENKDIPAAAIHITKDTVIENNRYINFVVHPQRKLHKVVFMINDTFRFNSLSVNNAAVNNGKSFAQEPGTFLTYYLSGVDKHIKVAMSFEKSTLPEIIMEEVSNDLLTNSLFDITPRTKEMMPMPFVTNDAIICMQTLKF; this is encoded by the coding sequence ATGAGCCTATTTTTTGCTGTTTTTTATTTAAACGAGTTCTTTTACTATATTTACGTAAACAGAAGAATCATGAAAAAATATGCATCTTTATTAGCTGTATTTATTATTGCCCTAACCGCTTATTGGAGCTTTCGAGATCAGATGCCAAATTCTGCGAATGTGGCCATTAAAAGCGAGTTCTCTATTCAAAATGCGCGCGCTCATGTACAAGCTATTTCACAAAAACCACATTATGTAGGTACCGAAGAACACGAAAAAGTTCGGAATTATATCATGGCAGCATTAAAAAAATTAGAGATCCCTGTTGAGGTTCAAACACAGACAGTAGTTAATGAAAAATGGGCAGCAGGCACAACTGTGCAAAACATAATAGGTCGAATTAAAGGAACGGAAAACAAAAAAGCACTCATGTTGCTTTCTCATTATGATTCCAGTCCGCATTCGGCTTTAGGGGCAAGTGATGCGGGTTCGGGAGTAGCTGTCATACTGGAAGGGATAAGAGCTTTTTTATTGACAAATAAGAAACCTAAAAATGATATCATTATTCTTATTTCCGATGCCGAAGAATTAGATTTGCTTGGTGCAAAAGCATTTGTAAATCATCATCCCTGGTCTAAAGATGTTGGGTTGGTGTTGAATTTTGAGGCGAGAGGTAGCGGTGGGCCAAGTTATATGTTACTGGAAACAAATGGTAAAAACAGTAAACTTATTAGTGAATTTTTAAGAGCAAACCCTACCTATCCGGTGGCGAACTCTTTAATGTACAGTATCTATAAAAAATTACCGAATGATACGGATTTAACTATTTTTAGAGAAGATGGTAATATAAATGGTTTTAATTTTGCATTTATCGGCGATCATTTTGATTATCATACCGTCCAAGATTCTTATGAAAGATTAGATCGGGAAACATTGGCACATCAAGCGGACTATTTGATGAACACCCTACATTATTTTTCAAATATTGATTTAAGTAACCTGAATAGTGATAGAGACTATGTTTATGTAAATTTCCCTTTTCTCAAATTAATTCTCTTTCCTTTTTCCCGGGTAATCCCTTTAGTGATGATTGCAACTATTTTGTTTTCAATACTCTTGTTTTTTGGGTTTTTTTTGAACCGCCTGGAGTTAAAAGAAGTTTTAAAAGGGTTTGCTGCTTTTACAATTTCAATAATTGTATGTGGTGGCCTTTCTTTGCTCTTATGGAAGGCCTTCCTTTTTATACACCCGCAATATGAAGATATATTACACGGGTTTACCTATAACGGCTATACTTATATTGCTGCGTTTTCTTTTTTAACTATTTGGTTGTTGTATGTGATTTATAAAAAATTTATAACAGCCGGAAATATGATGAACTTATTCATTGCCCCTGTTACTTTTTGGCTTATCCTGAACTTCCTGATTCTTGAAGAATTTAAGGGAGCTGCATTTTTGATTATCCCCGTATATATTGCGCTCCTTATTTTGGCTATTTTCATTTTTATAAATTCTAAAAAAAAGAATACCCTTCTTTTTGCTGTTTTATCTATCCCTACAATTTATATCGTGGTTCCCATGATAAAATCATTTCCCGTAGGTTTGGGTCTTAAAAATGTATTTATAAGCGGAGTCGTTATATGTCTCCTTTTCGGGCTTTTATTGCCTGTATTAGTATCGGAGAAAACAAGAAAAGGACTTTCTAAAATTTCCTTTATTTTAATGCTGTTCTTATTTATAAAAGCGAGTTTCAATACCGGTTTTTCCGAAGAAAACAAAAAACCTAACAGCCTGGTATATATAAAAAACATCGATTCAAATACTGCTTACTGGGGATCTTATAACAAAACATTAGATGCATATACCAAACCGTTTTTTGAAAATACTCCAGATGCAACACAAATTCCGGATGCTGATACCAAAAGCAAGTATAATACTCCTTTTAACTATTATGCTGCTGCGGAAAATAAAGATATTCCTGCTGCAGCTATTCATATTACAAAAGATACGGTTATTGAAAATAACAGGTATATAAACTTTGTAGTACATCCGCAAAGAAAGCTACACAAAGTAGTGTTTATGATTAATGATACATTTAGATTCAACTCTCTGTCCGTAAATAATGCAGCGGTAAATAACGGAAAGTCTTTTGCTCAAGAGCCCGGAACATTTTTAACCTATTATTTGTCCGGCGTTGATAAGCATATTAAAGTTGCGATGTCTTTTGAAAAAAGCACGCTTCCTGAAATAATTATGGAAGAAGTTTCTAACGATTTATTAACCAATTCTTTATTTGATATAACGCCTCGAACAAAAGAAATGATGCCTATGCCTTTTGTAACCAATGATGCTATTATTTGTATGCAAACATTGAAGTTTTAA
- a CDS encoding IPExxxVDY family protein, with protein MLMHSLILKDFCEDIYTLLCIHTTLEDYKLAFLLNKQLKIHFHKTKNDVSVADKKQNTSFSTYHYIDREYDFEWHLISNSCTQETVLNNNELLQSTEKKTYLINEKKNIDFFIKITGETNQPFISKTVDKINTIQEVVTSYSIDINTLKSKDFLTF; from the coding sequence ATGTTAATGCACTCTTTAATTTTAAAAGATTTTTGTGAAGATATTTATACCTTACTATGTATTCACACCACGTTAGAAGATTACAAGTTAGCCTTTCTATTAAATAAGCAGTTAAAGATACATTTTCATAAGACAAAAAATGATGTAAGTGTTGCTGATAAAAAACAAAATACTTCATTTTCTACCTATCATTATATAGATCGGGAGTATGATTTTGAATGGCATTTAATATCGAATAGCTGCACTCAGGAAACGGTATTAAATAACAACGAACTATTGCAAAGCACAGAAAAGAAAACATACCTGATCAACGAGAAAAAGAATATTGATTTTTTTATCAAAATCACAGGAGAAACGAATCAACCGTTTATTTCCAAAACCGTTGATAAAATAAATACAATTCAAGAAGTAGTAACCTCCTATAGTATTGATATAAACACATTAAAATCCAAGGACTTTTTAACTTTTTAA
- a CDS encoding DinB family protein has product MRFTIHSTLEVLRQTPQTLGSLLKNLPEQWVFSNEGENTWSPYDIVGHLLHGEKTDWIPRLKKILYDNNKLFNPFNRFAQFKHSREIPVSDLLSEFKNIRQKNLEYVQKLQLSEKDLLLTGIHPEFGKVTAKELLATWATHDLSHIAQISRVLAKQYKNEVGPWAAYISILNT; this is encoded by the coding sequence ATACGTTTTACGATTCATAGTACATTAGAAGTTTTGAGGCAAACCCCTCAAACATTAGGTTCGCTTTTAAAAAATTTACCGGAACAATGGGTTTTTTCCAATGAAGGAGAAAATACATGGAGCCCTTATGATATTGTCGGACATCTGCTCCACGGAGAGAAAACGGATTGGATCCCGAGGCTGAAGAAAATTTTATACGATAACAATAAATTATTTAATCCTTTTAACCGGTTTGCACAATTCAAACATTCAAGAGAAATACCGGTATCGGATCTTTTAAGTGAATTTAAAAATATACGTCAAAAAAATTTAGAATACGTACAAAAGTTACAACTCTCTGAAAAGGATTTGCTTTTAACCGGGATACATCCTGAATTTGGAAAGGTCACCGCAAAGGAACTCCTGGCAACCTGGGCGACACACGATTTAAGTCATATTGCTCAAATTTCAAGAGTCCTTGCAAAACAATATAAAAATGAAGTGGGTCCGTGGGCTGCCTATATTTCAATTTTAAATACCTAG
- a CDS encoding helix-turn-helix domain-containing protein, whose translation MSSKLIGMNDLAYQVKIHRDHLSFSQDELAKKIGPSVTRSNIAHLEQGLRVPEKDRLKLICESINLPNELWHPFLNDISIFRLNFEIQLSEFTGHNTSTKDLDFNIELV comes from the coding sequence ATGAGTTCAAAATTAATTGGAATGAATGATCTTGCTTATCAAGTAAAAATCCATAGGGATCATTTAAGCTTTTCTCAAGATGAATTGGCCAAAAAGATCGGCCCGTCTGTTACTCGATCTAATATTGCACATTTGGAGCAAGGGTTAAGAGTTCCTGAAAAGGATAGATTAAAACTTATTTGTGAGTCAATAAATTTACCAAATGAATTGTGGCACCCTTTTTTAAATGATATTTCAATTTTTAGATTAAATTTTGAAATACAACTCTCTGAATTTACAGGACATAATACAAGTACAAAAGACTTAGATTTTAATATTGAACTCGTTTAA
- a CDS encoding acyl carrier protein: MSDIASRVKAIIVDKLGVDDNEVTLEASFTNDLGADSLDTVELIMEFEKEFDIQIPDDQAENISTVGQAVSYIEEAKN; the protein is encoded by the coding sequence ATGTCAGACATTGCATCAAGAGTAAAAGCGATTATCGTTGACAAGCTAGGAGTAGACGATAACGAAGTAACACTGGAAGCAAGCTTCACAAATGATTTGGGAGCGGATTCTTTAGATACTGTTGAGTTAATCATGGAATTCGAAAAAGAATTTGATATTCAGATTCCGGATGATCAGGCAGAAAACATTAGTACTGTTGGTCAGGCTGTAAGCTATATAGAAGAAGCAAAAAATTAA
- a CDS encoding CBS domain-containing protein, whose translation MGIINFQGKRNKAMSKTPENILVSDYMTTKLITFKPDQSVQEVIEKLVKNRISGGPVVNDQNELIGIISEGDCIKHISESKYYNMPMDNKNTVKNNMVSSVETIDKNMNIFDAAAKFMNSKRRRFPIVENGKLIGQISQKDILKAAVKMKGNTWK comes from the coding sequence ATGGGCATTATTAATTTCCAAGGAAAAAGAAATAAAGCAATGTCAAAAACCCCGGAAAACATTTTAGTTTCTGACTATATGACAACTAAGCTAATTACATTTAAACCCGACCAATCTGTTCAGGAAGTAATAGAAAAACTGGTCAAAAATAGAATCTCAGGCGGGCCCGTTGTAAATGACCAAAATGAATTGATCGGAATCATTTCGGAAGGAGATTGTATCAAGCATATTTCAGAAAGCAAGTACTACAATATGCCTATGGATAATAAGAACACCGTAAAAAACAACATGGTTTCCAGTGTGGAAACCATTGATAAAAATATGAATATTTTTGATGCGGCGGCAAAATTTATGAATTCCAAACGCAGGCGTTTTCCCATTGTAGAAAATGGAAAATTAATTGGACAGATAAGCCAAAAAGATATTTTGAAAGCGGCAGTAAAAATGAAAGGCAATACGTGGAAATAA
- a CDS encoding DDE transposase, producing the protein MSGFDSWNQKPHCEDYLIYPKNIGEYLSLDEVSLSKGELYTYLTNKNARSKQGTLVACVKGIKSDDIITAIERIPLEQRKQVKEVTLDMANNMNLTAKICFPNAKIVTDRFHVVKLVTEALQHVRVQHRWKAIEDENKAIEAAKKARKKHKPIVLSNGDTKKQLLARSRYILAKKTNDWTPNQKQRAELLCNLYPNIQQAYKHTLEFRSIYQEKCKVKAKQRFEHWFEDTEKLEFKNFNTAMNSIKHHFNTILNFFDNRNTNANAESFNSKIKLFRANQRGVRDTQFFLFRLEKLFA; encoded by the coding sequence ATAAGTGGGTTTGATAGTTGGAATCAAAAGCCCCATTGTGAAGATTATCTTATTTATCCGAAGAATATAGGAGAGTATTTAAGTCTTGATGAAGTAAGTCTATCTAAAGGTGAACTTTATACCTATTTGACCAACAAGAACGCACGAAGTAAACAAGGAACTTTAGTGGCTTGTGTAAAAGGAATTAAAAGTGATGATATTATTACTGCTATTGAAAGAATACCCTTAGAACAACGCAAACAAGTCAAAGAAGTAACTTTAGATATGGCAAATAATATGAATTTAACAGCTAAGATTTGTTTTCCAAATGCTAAAATTGTTACCGATAGATTTCATGTGGTAAAACTGGTAACAGAAGCTTTACAGCATGTTAGAGTACAGCATCGGTGGAAAGCAATAGAAGATGAAAACAAAGCGATTGAAGCTGCTAAAAAAGCAAGGAAGAAACACAAACCCATAGTGCTATCTAATGGTGATACAAAAAAGCAACTTTTGGCTAGAAGTAGATATATTTTAGCTAAAAAGACAAACGATTGGACACCTAATCAAAAACAAAGAGCAGAATTATTATGTAATCTTTATCCAAACATCCAACAAGCCTATAAACACACTTTAGAATTTAGAAGCATTTATCAAGAAAAATGTAAAGTAAAAGCCAAACAACGATTTGAACATTGGTTTGAGGATACAGAAAAATTGGAATTTAAAAATTTCAATACAGCAATGAACAGTATTAAACATCATTTTAATACCATCTTAAACTTTTTTGACAATAGGAATACAAATGCAAATGCAGAGTCTTTTAATTCAAAAATAAAACTCTTTAGAGCCAATCAAAGAGGCGTAAGAGATACACAATTTTTCCTCTTTAGACTTGAAAAATTATTCGCTTAA
- the fabF gene encoding beta-ketoacyl-ACP synthase II, producing the protein MQLKRVVVTGLGALTPIGNNIQEYWNGLVNGVSGAAPMTHFDATKSKTRFACEVKNFEVRDFIDRKDARRMDKFTQYAMVASDEAIADAKLNLGTIDKMRVGVIWGAGIGGLETFQNEMLDYAAGDGTPKFNPFFIPKMIADIAPGNISIKNGFMGPNYTTVSACASSANAMIDALNYIRLGHCDVIVTGGSEAAVTIAGIGGFNAMHALSTRNDDPQTASRPFDAERDGFVLGEGAGAIILEEYEHAKARGANIYAEVIGGGMSSDAYHMTAPHPEGVGVVAVMKNCLENSGINPEDVDHINTHGTSTPLGDVAELKAISEVFGEHAKNININSTKSMTGHLLGAAGTVEAIASILAIKHGIIPPTINHSKVDENINPQLNLTLNKAQKRSIKVVMSNTFGFGGHNACLAFRKPD; encoded by the coding sequence ATGCAATTAAAACGAGTTGTAGTTACTGGACTGGGTGCATTGACACCGATAGGGAACAACATTCAAGAATATTGGAATGGCTTAGTTAACGGAGTTAGCGGAGCTGCCCCTATGACTCATTTTGATGCTACCAAGTCCAAAACTCGTTTTGCATGTGAAGTTAAAAATTTTGAGGTTAGAGATTTTATAGATCGAAAAGACGCTCGCAGGATGGATAAGTTTACGCAATATGCAATGGTGGCTTCTGACGAGGCTATTGCCGATGCAAAGCTAAACTTGGGCACCATAGATAAAATGCGAGTCGGTGTTATTTGGGGAGCAGGTATAGGAGGTTTGGAAACATTTCAGAATGAAATGCTAGACTATGCCGCCGGTGATGGCACTCCAAAATTTAACCCTTTCTTTATCCCTAAAATGATTGCTGATATAGCACCGGGAAATATTTCCATCAAAAATGGATTTATGGGACCTAATTACACCACAGTATCTGCTTGTGCTTCATCGGCAAATGCGATGATAGATGCTTTAAATTATATTCGGTTAGGTCATTGTGATGTCATTGTTACCGGAGGAAGTGAAGCTGCCGTAACCATTGCCGGAATAGGCGGTTTTAATGCGATGCATGCGCTTTCTACCAGAAATGACGACCCACAGACAGCTTCAAGACCATTTGATGCCGAGCGAGATGGTTTTGTTCTGGGTGAAGGAGCAGGAGCAATTATTCTCGAAGAATATGAACATGCAAAAGCCAGAGGAGCTAACATTTACGCAGAAGTTATTGGAGGGGGAATGTCTTCGGACGCATATCATATGACAGCGCCGCACCCTGAAGGAGTGGGTGTTGTTGCAGTGATGAAAAATTGCCTGGAAAATTCCGGAATCAATCCGGAGGATGTAGATCATATCAATACGCATGGTACCTCAACACCTTTGGGAGATGTTGCAGAATTAAAAGCAATTTCGGAGGTTTTCGGAGAACATGCAAAAAATATCAACATCAACTCTACCAAATCCATGACAGGGCATTTATTGGGAGCCGCGGGAACTGTAGAAGCAATTGCATCCATACTTGCTATAAAACATGGAATCATACCTCCGACGATCAATCACTCAAAGGTAGATGAAAATATTAACCCCCAACTAAATCTAACACTCAATAAAGCTCAAAAAAGATCAATAAAAGTGGTCATGAGCAATACGTTTGGCTTTGGGGGCCACAATGCATGCCTAGCCTTCAGAAAACCAGATTAA
- a CDS encoding phosphoribosylglycinamide formyltransferase, whose product MPHLIIFASGSGSNAENIINYFKNSKKGQVVCVLSNNRKAGVFARCKRLGVPCYYYPKEDFITGKMLTYLKTTADYIILAGFLLKIPPVIVAAFPNRILNIHPAMLPKYGGKGMYGMHVHKAVKENNEQKTGITIHFVNEHYDEGNIIFQSSIQIAPTDSPEDIAQKVRALEHEHFPGVIEEIIAN is encoded by the coding sequence ATGCCGCACCTTATTATTTTTGCTTCCGGATCCGGAAGTAATGCCGAAAATATTATCAACTATTTTAAAAATAGTAAAAAAGGACAGGTTGTCTGTGTGCTTTCCAATAACAGAAAAGCGGGTGTTTTTGCTAGGTGTAAACGGTTAGGAGTGCCCTGCTATTATTATCCTAAAGAAGATTTTATAACAGGAAAAATGCTTACCTACCTCAAAACAACAGCTGACTATATTATTTTAGCCGGATTTTTATTAAAAATCCCTCCCGTTATAGTTGCTGCTTTTCCAAATCGTATTCTCAATATTCATCCTGCTATGTTACCAAAGTACGGAGGAAAAGGAATGTATGGAATGCACGTACATAAAGCCGTAAAAGAAAACAATGAACAAAAGACAGGAATTACCATTCATTTTGTTAATGAGCATTACGACGAAGGGAACATTATTTTCCAGTCGTCAATCCAAATAGCACCTACTGATTCTCCCGAAGATATTGCACAAAAAGTCCGGGCATTAGAACATGAGCATTTTCCGGGCGTAATCGAAGAAATAATTGCGAACTAA
- a CDS encoding IS1595 family transposase, with translation MAESVPLEDLKTGKQSKQCRYFKMKVLDTHKKEEVNTLIDSNFDDTCIVFSDKSTSYVDIGDYVEVHITEKSNKETTITTLKSVHIAISNAKRTLLGIYHKIKGKYLQNYLDEFCYKLNRRYFAERLFDRLVVAVTHQYWYKSG, from the coding sequence ATGGCAGAGTCTGTACCTTTAGAAGATTTAAAGACTGGGAAACAATCCAAACAATGTCGTTATTTTAAAATGAAAGTTTTGGATACTCATAAAAAAGAAGAAGTCAACACGCTTATTGATAGTAATTTTGATGATACATGCATTGTTTTTAGCGACAAAAGCACGTCTTATGTAGACATAGGTGATTATGTGGAAGTACACATTACTGAAAAATCAAATAAAGAAACCACTATTACCACACTAAAATCGGTGCATATAGCCATAAGTAATGCAAAACGCACTCTGTTAGGTATTTACCATAAAATTAAAGGAAAATATTTGCAGAATTATCTTGACGAGTTCTGCTATAAACTCAACAGACGCTATTTCGCTGAAAGACTATTTGATAGACTGGTAGTAGCTGTCACTCATCAATACTGGTATAAAAGTGGGTAA
- a CDS encoding reverse transcriptase-like protein — MDKKKYYVVWKGKETGIFSSWAVVKKLVHGFEGAQYKLFTDKTAAEKAFKKSYKDYKGKNTKKPSLSTKEIVKHGLPIENSLAVDAACSGNPGLLEYRGVLTHNQQEVFKKGPFKNGTNNIGEFLALVHGIAFLKSKGYHKMPVYSDSKTAMSWLKKKKCRTNIVLDATNSEISELIHCAEKWLKTNSYNNPILKWETKAWGEIPADFGRK, encoded by the coding sequence ATGGACAAAAAGAAATACTATGTGGTTTGGAAAGGAAAAGAAACAGGTATTTTTTCTTCCTGGGCTGTTGTCAAAAAATTAGTACACGGTTTCGAGGGTGCTCAATATAAATTATTTACAGACAAAACAGCAGCAGAAAAAGCCTTCAAAAAAAGCTATAAAGACTATAAGGGAAAAAACACAAAAAAACCTTCTTTATCTACCAAAGAAATCGTCAAACACGGTTTGCCAATTGAAAATAGCCTGGCGGTAGATGCTGCCTGTAGCGGAAATCCTGGATTGTTAGAATATCGAGGGGTTTTAACTCATAATCAGCAGGAGGTTTTTAAAAAGGGCCCTTTTAAGAATGGAACCAACAATATAGGTGAGTTTTTGGCTTTGGTTCACGGGATTGCTTTTCTTAAAAGTAAAGGATATCATAAAATGCCTGTGTATTCCGATTCTAAAACTGCCATGTCTTGGCTAAAAAAGAAGAAATGCAGAACGAATATTGTTTTGGATGCTACAAATAGTGAAATTTCGGAATTAATACACTGTGCTGAAAAATGGTTGAAAACAAACTCTTATAACAATCCGATTCTTAAATGGGAAACCAAAGCATGGGGTGAAATTCCTGCGGATTTTGGGAGAAAGTAA
- the pyk gene encoding pyruvate kinase, translating to MPYHNKKTKIVATLGPATNTKEILTDLAVSGINVFRINFSHADYDVVKTRVQQIREINAENEFNVAILADLQGPKLRVGIMEEGVVLHEGDEFVFTTEECVGTKQKVFMTYKHFPKDVKKGEQIMVDDGKLLFEVLETNKKNSVKTKVIVGGELSSKKGVNLPNTNISLPALTDKDKKDAIFALGLEVDWIALSFVRTPEDLRMLRDLITQHSEYRVPVIAKIEKPEAVENIDTLIPYCDGLMVARGDLGVEIPMQEVPLIQKGLVQRAKLARIPIIIATQMMETMITNSVPTRAEVNDVANSIMDGADAVMLSGETSVGKHPVRVIKKMSEIIKSVENSTLIKVPHEPPHIRTNRFITKSVCYHAALMADDTKASAISTLTNSGYTAFQISAWRPQTYVLAFSTNKRILGKLNLLWGVEAFYYDSDLNTDDTIEDINKMAKEKGFVKAGNLMINLTAMPAKSRGMVNTLRVSEIK from the coding sequence ATGCCTTATCACAATAAGAAAACCAAGATAGTAGCAACACTTGGTCCTGCAACAAATACTAAAGAGATTTTAACCGATTTGGCGGTATCCGGCATAAATGTTTTTAGAATTAATTTTTCTCACGCAGATTATGATGTAGTTAAAACCAGGGTACAGCAGATAAGAGAGATCAATGCGGAAAACGAATTTAATGTGGCAATACTGGCGGATTTACAAGGCCCTAAACTACGTGTCGGTATTATGGAAGAAGGAGTTGTTTTACATGAGGGTGATGAGTTTGTATTCACAACCGAAGAATGTGTAGGGACTAAACAAAAAGTGTTTATGACCTATAAACACTTCCCAAAAGATGTGAAAAAAGGAGAGCAGATCATGGTCGATGATGGTAAATTGCTTTTTGAAGTGCTTGAAACGAATAAAAAAAACAGCGTTAAAACTAAGGTTATTGTAGGAGGCGAATTATCTTCCAAAAAAGGGGTCAACTTACCCAATACAAATATCTCGCTACCTGCATTAACAGATAAAGATAAAAAGGATGCTATTTTTGCATTAGGACTGGAAGTAGACTGGATTGCACTATCGTTTGTAAGAACCCCGGAAGATTTGAGAATGTTACGAGATTTAATCACACAACATTCGGAATACAGAGTTCCGGTTATTGCGAAGATCGAAAAACCCGAAGCCGTTGAAAATATAGATACGCTCATTCCATATTGTGACGGGCTAATGGTTGCCAGAGGAGATTTAGGCGTAGAGATTCCCATGCAGGAAGTTCCGTTAATTCAAAAAGGACTCGTACAACGAGCAAAATTAGCCAGGATTCCCATTATTATTGCTACTCAAATGATGGAAACCATGATTACGAACTCAGTGCCTACCAGAGCAGAAGTAAATGATGTTGCCAACTCTATTATGGACGGAGCAGATGCTGTTATGTTATCCGGTGAAACCTCCGTAGGGAAACATCCGGTACGGGTTATTAAAAAAATGAGTGAGATTATAAAAAGCGTAGAAAACTCAACATTGATTAAGGTACCACATGAGCCTCCACATATCAGAACAAACAGATTTATTACCAAATCCGTATGTTATCATGCTGCTTTAATGGCAGATGATACAAAAGCTTCTGCAATATCCACATTAACAAATAGCGGATATACGGCATTTCAAATATCTGCATGGAGGCCACAAACATATGTCTTGGCTTTTTCTACGAACAAGAGAATATTGGGAAAGCTTAACCTGTTGTGGGGAGTAGAAGCTTTTTACTACGATTCGGACTTAAACACCGATGACACGATAGAAGACATTAATAAAATGGCCAAAGAAAAAGGATTCGTTAAAGCAGGAAATTTAATGATTAACCTAACCGCTATGCCTGCTAAAAGTAGAGGAATGGTAAACACGCTGAGAGTTTCGGAAATTAAGTGA